Below is a genomic region from Citrobacter tructae.
AAGTACGGTTCCGCTGCTGGAGGTGATGATCACCGTACTGTTCGCTTCGGCAACGCCGGTCAGTGCGGTCCCGTTGGCGTTTACCGTCAGGCCGGTTGGAATACCCGGTGCGACGGTATCGACCACAATTGCGGTGGCAGACGATAGCCCGCTGGTATTACCTGCGGCATCTGTTGCTGTGATGGTGAAGGAATGCGTTCCCTGACCCAGCGCCGTAGGTGGCGTGTAATTCCAGTTGCCACTGCCGTCCGCCGTTACGCTGGTTACCAGGATGCCATTATCATAAATATCGACTCGCGCGTTAACTTCCGTGGTGCCGTTTAACGTTGGGCGTGCGTCATTGGTAGGCTGATTGCTGCCAATCACCCCGGTGTTGGGCCCGACATCATCAACAATACTGCTAATTGATGGCTGCGTGGGGGCGGTGCTATCTACGTTAATGGTGAAGCCCGCCGACGCACTGCTGATATTGCCTGCCGCGTCGGTGGCGGTGACGGTAAAGGTATGTGCGCCATTTACCAGCGGTGTGGTGGGGGTAAACACCCAACTGTTATTACTTTGCACCAGCGCCGTGCCCAGCAGGGTGCTTCCGTCATAGATACTGACGGTGCTGCCCGCTTCGGCGGTACCGTTGAGCGTTGGTCGGGCATCGTTAGTCAGTTGCCCGTTATTAAGCCCCGCGTTGAACACACCGCCTGCGACGTCATCCACAACCGAGGTCAGGAGCGGCGCTGATGGCGCGATCGTGTCAACGTTGATAATAAATTCGCTTGAAATGGGACTGACGTTCCCGGCGGCATCCGTGGCAATCGCGGTAAAGACATGCTGGCCGTTACCCAACGTGGTGAGCAGATATTCCCAGGAGCCATCTATCGTTGCCGTTACCGTAGTCAGCAGCGTGCCATTGTCGTAAATGGCAATCCGGGCGTTAGCCTCTGCCGAACCGCTCAGTACGGGGCGGGTGTCGTTGGTCCAGGCACCACTCGACAGCGTACCGGTGCCCGGAAGTACGTCATCAAATGCCTGAATGATGGTCGGTGCCAGCGGGATGATAGTGTCTACAATGAGGGCAAACCCGGCAGACGAAGAGCTGACGTTGCTGGCCGCGTCCGTAGATGTCACTGTCAGCGTGTGGTTACCGTTGCTCAGCGCTGTTCCCGGCGTGAAAATCCATGCTCCGCCCCCGTCTGCCGAAACGGTGCCGATCAGCGTACCGTTGTCGTAAATTTTGACCGTTGAATTGGCCTCCGCCGTGCCGCTGAGGGTAGGGCGCGCATCGTTTGTCGCCTGACCGTTGTTCAGATTTCCGGTCAGCGGACCGACATCATCGGTGACCTGAGTGATAATTGGTGCGTTCGGCGATACGGTATCAATCGTGAGCGTAAAGCCAGTAGAGGCAGAACTGGTATTGCCCGCGCTGTCGGTGGCGGTAACGGTCAGCGTATGAGGACCGTTACTCAGCGCAGCCGTTGGGGTAAAACTCCAAGTGCCGCCTGCGCCGACGGTGGTGGTGCCAATGGGCTGACCGTCGCTCAGGACGGTAATGGTTGCGCCAACTTCACCGCTGCCACTCAGTGCCGGGCGGGTTTCGTTCGTCGTTTGACCGTTACTGATCGGCCCAGTGGTAGGGGCCGTGTTGTCTTGCACCGTACTGATGACCGGCGCTACGGGAGCAATAGAATCCAGTTCAAGGGTAAAGGATGAAGACGCTCCCCCGGTATTACCGGCCAGATCGGTGGCCGTTGCGGTGAAGACGTGCTGCCCCTGACCTAGCGCGTTTTCCGGTGTAAAAGTCCAGTTGCCCGATTCGTCTACCTGTGCAGTACCTATTGCGACGCCCTTATCTTTTATCGTGATCGTCGCACCGGCTTCCCCTTTGCCGTTCAGCGTAGGCTGTGCGTCGTTGGTCAGTTGCCCGTTAGCCAGCGATGTATTACCAGGTTGATCGTCAATGACTGAGGTGATGAGCGGTGCGGCGGGCGGTAGCGTGTCGACGACCAGTACGAACGGTGGCGTCGCTGGGCTGATGTTGCCTGCGCCATCCGTGACGGTTGCCGTCAGCGAGTGGTTGCCTTCACTGAGCGCAGGGGCTGGCGTAAAACTCCAGTTGCCACTTCCGTCGCTGATCACCGTGCCGATCACTGCGCCATTATCGCGAATAGTGACCACAGAGTCTGCTTCGGTGACACCAGCAAACGTCGGGGTGTTATCGTTGGTTGACTGCCCGGAGGTGAGTGTCTGGGTCGTGCCAACGTTGTCCGTTACCGTCACAATGGACGGCGCGTCCGGGACTAAGGTATCGACAATGATCCGAAAATCGTCGGATGCGACTCCCTGATTACCCGCCGCGTCGGTGGCGCGCACGGTGAAGTCATGCGTGCCTTCTCCCAATCCTTCTGCTGGAGTAAAGCTCCAGAATCCGTTGCTGTTTACCGTGGTTGTGGCATAAGCGATACCGTTATCGTAGAGGGTGATGGTTGCGCCCGCTTCGCCGGTTCCGTTTAAGGTTGGGCGTGAGTCATTGGTAATTTGCCCTTTATCCAGCGACCCGGTGCCAGGTGAAGCGTCGTCGATAATGCTGGTGATGGTCGGTGCCAGTGGCGCGGTGGTGTCGATGGTAATGGCATAATTGGGTGACTGGCCGCTGGATATTGAGTTGACGGTTTGTGACACGCTGAAATTATAAGTTGTGCCGTTTGTCAGCGCCGTAGGCAGTTGATAACTCCATGCGCCAGAAACGGCATCGGCAGTTACCGTGGTGAGGAGTGCGCCGTTCTGGAAAATGCTGACCGTTGCTCCCGCCGTGGCGGTTCCTTGCAACAGCGGTAAGGTGTCGTTGGTGGTTTTACCGTTGCCGATAAAGCCCATGCCGGGGGCAACGTCGTCCACGATGTCAAGAGTCGGCGGGTGTGGCACGCTGGATGTGGCAGCGGTAAACGGCGTGGGATTGCTCTGGTTACCCGCAGGATCCTGGGCGATGGCATTCAGTGCCTGACCTGCCGTTTGCGCCGGTGAAATCGTGATGGAGTAATTTCCTGAACCGTCTGTGACTCCCTGACCGAGAATCGTCGTTCCGTTGCGAATAATGACGGTGCTGCCAATTTCGGCCGTACCGCTTACCTGTGTACCATCAGGGTTAATGCTAGTAACGATTGGGTCGCCGGGGGGCAGCGTATCAACCTTCAACGTCACCGGATTGCCTGCCGCCAGCACGTTACCAGCGGCATCTTCGGCACCGAAAGTTAGCGTGTGGGTGGTATTTGGTGTGAGGGAAACATCCACACTCCAGGTGCCATTTGCGGCAACGGTGGCAGTAGCAACAGGATTGCTACCCTCATAAATGAATACGGTACTGCCCGGCGTGCCGGTCCCACTAATCGTCGGGGTGGTATCGTCCGTCACACCGCCGCTGGTCAGTGAACCGGTAATGACCCCGACGTTATCCTGAATATTCGTTACCTGCGGCTGAGTCAGCGTTGTTGTGTTAACCGTAAACGAGACGCTGTTTGAGCTGCCGCTGGCGTTACCTGCCGCATCGGTGGCGGTGGCGGTCAGTGTGTAGCTTCCGTTTGCTAGCGCAGTTCCGGGAGTGATACTCCAGACGCCGCCAACCACCGTTGTGGTGCCGATCACCGTACTGCCGTTGTACAGGGTGATGATGTCTCCGCTGATGCCGGTTCCGCGAATGGTTGGGGTTGTGTCATCGGTTATCGCGTTGGGGGCGAGATCCCCCTGGAAACCGCCGACGTTATCATTGGCGGCGATAATAACCGGAGGAGCAGATGGCGTGGTGTCGATTTCCAGGTTGGTCGCTACTGATGGCAGGCTGACGTTGCCAGCTGGATCGGTTGCGGTGACGGTTATCTGGTAACTGCCTGGGGCTACAGGGGCGGGGGGCGTAAAGCTCCAGGTGCCGTCTGCGCCAACCGTTGCCGTACCTTGCAATGGCGGAGTACCGCTAAGATAAATGGTAATCAGATCCCCGGCGCTTCCCGTACCGCTAAAGGTTGGCGTGGTATCGTTGGTGATGCCGTTGGTGATAATTCCGGTTATCGGATTGGCATCATCAGTGATGGTCGGTGGTTCGGGTTTCGCTGGTGGTAGATTATCCACCGTCAGCGTAAAGCCAGCGGATGGGATCCCCACATTGCCTGCTACGTCAGTCGCCGTGGCGGTGAATTTGTGTGGGCCGTCCAGAAGCGGAGCGTCTGGCGTAAAAGTCCATGTCCCATTTGGCTGTACGAGGGTAGTGCCAATCGGGGCGTTATTATCATAAATAGTAATGGTTGCACCCGGTTCGCCGGTTCCGGAAAGTGTGGGTTCGACGCTTTTCGTGCTGCCACCGTTAATCAGCGTCTGTGTGGTGCTGCCAACCAGACCTTCCGCTGATGAGATGACAGGGGCGACGGGGGGAGTTGTATCAATGGTCAGCGTGAAGTTCCCGGCGCTACTGGCGTTACCCGCCGCGTCGGTTGCGATAGCCGACAGCGTATGTGGCCCTTCACTCAACGGTTGAGTAACCTGGAAACTCCAGCTTCCTCCTGCCAGGACCGTGGTGGTACCTATTGGCGTGGCACCATCGTAGAGCGTAATGGTAGAGCCGGCTAACCCGGTACCTTTCAGCAGCGGCAGGGTATCGTTTGAACGGCTATTGGTGCTCAGATCGACGGGTGAATTCCCAACGTCGTCCGTGGCGCTCACAATGACGGGCGCTGTGGGTGCCAGGGTATCAACGGTCACGATGACAGGATTGGGGGAAGTGACAACGTTCCCGGCGGCATCCGTTGCGGTCACCGTAAAACGGTGGACACGATCGTCAAGCGCCTCATCTGTTGGGACGGTATAACTCCAGGTGCCCGACCTGTCGATAAAAAAGACTGCCATTTGCAGGCCATTATCATACAGCGTTACCAGCGAGCCGGGCTCACCGGTTCCTGAGATTGTTGGCGTTTTGTCGTTGGTGATCCAGTTGTTATTGGCGATATCTCCGGTGATGCTGCCAACGTCATCGCTGATAAGCGTAATGGCCGGTACGCTGGGGGCTATGCTGTCGACAATGATTTTCCAACTGGCGGCAGTGCTGGTGTTGTTGGCGGCATCGGTTGCCGTTACCGTAAAGACATGCGCACCCTGGCTCAGCGCCGTGGTGGGGGTGTAGTTCCAGTTGCCGTTGATATCGGCGGTGACAGTGGTTAACAAAATGCCATTATCATAAATTTTGACCTGAGACCCTGCCTCGGCGGTGCCCTCGATTTTGGGTTTATCGTCGTTAGTGGATCCGTTGTTACTAATGGGGCCGGTGAAATCAGCGACATCGTCAGTGACGGCGATAATAATAGGTTGGTTTGGCGCGGTGAGATCCGGGGCAACAGCCGAAGTTGGCAGGCTTTCGTTGCCAGTGCTGTCCGTTGCGGTGACGTTTACTGTTTCATTGTTGATTTTCGCTGGGGTGATCTGGACGGTGAAATTGCCGCCGCTGTCCGCCTGACCCACGCCAATAGTAGCTCCGTTGCTGTCTTTGATGGTGACGGTGCTTCCCGCTTCAGCATGCCCGCTAACCGCTCCACCATTTCCTGCGACGAGAACATCTGTCGGTGCATCAGGAGCGGTGGTGTCCGGTGCGTTGACAGAGGCGTTACCGCCCTTGTTGCCTGCGGCATCGGTCGCATTTGCCGTAAGGGTCTCGCCGTTGGTTTGTGGCGGAACCAGCGTTGCGGTGAAATCCCCATCCGTATTGGCAGTTGCCGTTCCAATGATATTGCCATCCGGATCCAGAATATTGACCGTACTGCTGGGTTCGGCCTTGCCGGTGACCTGGTCGCCAGTGCCATTAACTAACAGGTTTGTTGGGGGTTGTGGCGCGGTAATGTCTGGCGCAAGCGCCGTTTCCGGCAGGCTTGGGTTTCCTGCCAGATCGGTCGCGATGGCTTTAATGGTTTCGCCATTGGTCTGCGGCGGGTTGATTGTGATGGTAAATGACCCATCCGCCCCGGCGACGCCGTTGCCGATAGGGTTATTGCTAGCGTCGGTGATCACCACGGTATTACCAGGCTCGGTCGTTCCGGTAACGACGGTTCCATCAGCAGATACGTTGAGATCATCAGGTGGCGACGGTGGCTGGGTGTCGATGCTGATATTGAACGCTGGTGACATGCCTCCTGTACCTGACTGGTTTGTCGCGGTGGCGCTGAAGGCGTGTAGCTCGTCTGATAACGGGGAGCTGGAAGTCCATGTCCAGTTGCCGTTACCGTCAGCCAGTACGCTGACGATAAGTATGCCGTTGTCGTAAATAGTAACCGTGCTGTTGGCGTCGGCGGTGCCGGAAAGCGTAGGGGTATCATCGTTGGTAGCCTGGTTGTTGCTCAATGACCCGGTTGATGGGTCGACGTTATCCATCACGCTGACGATAACCGGTACGCCAGGATAGCCAGAGTTCGTCGCATTGAATGGGGTATCTGGCCCGATGTTTCCTGCCTGGTCCTGAATCTTAGCGATTAGCGCTTCGCCGTGCGTTTGTGAGGGGGAAATCGCGATGGCGAAATTGCCGGTTTGATCGACCGTTATTGAACCCAGAACCTGATTATTGCTACCAATGATCATAACCAGGCTTCCTGCCTCTGCACGACCCATTACCGTCGTACCTTCAAGATTTACGCTTGATATAATCGCACCTTCCGGTGGCGTGGTATCAACGGTAAATGTTGGCACGGTTGTTTCGCTGCTCACGTTACCCGCAGCATCAGTTTGCGTCAGCGTCAGATTGTGAACACCATCGCTGAGCGGTATATCCGGTGTAAAAGTCCAGTTGCCATTGTCATCAACCAGGACCATGCCAATCAGAATACCGTTATCAGTGATGCTGATAAAACTACCTGCTTCGCCGGTGCCTGTGAGCGTCGGTGTGGCATCGTCGGTCACACCGTTATTGCCTATCAGGCCTGTAATGGAGCCGACATTGTCAGTTTCTTCTGTGACCAAAGGGGCATCCGGGGCCAGCGTATCGACGATAATGTCCCAACTGTCCGACATTTCGCTGTTGCCCGCATTATTTGAGGCGCTGACGGTAAACTGGTGAGTGCCGTCTGCGAGCGGAGATGAGGGGGTAAACGACCAGTTGCCGTTTGCATCTACAGTGACCTGGCCTATTTCGATGCCATTATCAAAAATATGTAGGGTGGCATTCGCGGGGCCGGTACCCAAGAGTGTAGGTCTGTTGTCGTTGGTCGATTCCTGTTGATTAACGAGGCCGGTAATCAGTTCCTGGTCATCAAGTACGCTGGTGATAACGGGCACGTCTGGCACGTTGGGGGTTGTCGTTGGTGGCTCACCGTCATCGCCGCCTCCATTACCGTTGCCGCCACTACCATTGCCATTGCCACCATTACCGTTTCCAGCGTTGTTGTCGCTCCCGCCACCACCACCTCCACCACCACCACCCGCAGCGAGGCCTATTCCACCAGCGACCGCGATCCCACCAAGAACCCAGGGCCATACAGCGCCACCTTCATGGCTGCCTTCGGTCGTCATCAGCGGAGTGAGATCGTCCAGATGCTGGAAGTGGAAAGCGCCATCAGTATCCTGAACCCACCACAGTGCGCCATTGCTATCTTCCAGAACGAGTTGGTTTTGCGCATCACCTTTTCCAGTGTAGAAATTTTTAATGGTGATGGTTTCACCTGAGCGGAGTGTGACCACCAGATCCTGGTTAATACGGGTCAGTTGGCTGATGTCCTCACGCGAAACTGACAACTTCACGATGGACGGTGTACTGAGCGTCACTTCTGAGGTTTCAACATTCGTGGATACACCAGTCAACTTTGATACAACGGCGAGATGACGCATATGTTCACTCCTGATGGCTTGCCGGGGGAATTAATCCGCAACAGCGTTCTGGGAAAATGAGCAGACAGGTGCCCCGTTCATCCTGAAGATGAATTTACACATGTGGTTTCATTGATTAGGTCATAGTGATGTTGGTTTTTTAGTAAATAAGAGTCGGCCTCGACGTTGAATAGTTCTTTTGTATTAGATGATATAGTCAGAAAGAAAGTATTCTGCAACTTATTCATAATAAAAACATATAGTGATATTTCAGGTAAATTAGAGTTGGCTGTTTTGCGGTGTAGGGTTTTTTATATCTTGTTGTATTTTAATGATTTTAATTGTTCATTACATGTGCTGGTATATAATAAACATCAGTAATAATAGTGTTATTTAAATGAGGGAGAAATAGAGTGAGACAGTTCTTGATGTTTTATTTTATTAGTCTATGAGCGGCAAGAAATAAATGCGTAAATTATTTGTTGTTTGAACGATTCAGCGATATTTAACTATAAGATTGGTGAATATATCGAGGTGGCTTCAATAACTAAAAAATAAGGACCAGTCCCATGATGAGAGACTGGTCACAAAAAATGGGTTATCTGCCAGCATTTTTCATAATACGTGCTTTGTCTACCTGCCACTCACGCTCTTTCACATCGGAGCGTTTGTCGTGCTGCTTCTTACCTTTAGCGACGCCAATTTTCACTTTGCACCAGGCATTTTTCCAGTACAGTGACAGCGCAACCACGGTGTAACCCTCGCGGTTCATTCGACCATATAGCGAGTCGAGCTCACGTTGGTTTAACAGTAGCTTACGGGTACGAGTGGGATCGCAGACCACGTGCGTTGAGGCAACCGCCATTGGGATGAAGTTGGCGCCAAACAGATAAGCTTCACCGTCTTTAAGAATGACGTAGCTGTCGCTAATGTTGGCTTTACCCGCGCGCAGGGATTTGACTTCCCAGCCCTGCAGAGCGAGTCCAGCTTCGAACTCTTCTTCGATAAAGTATTCGTGTCGTGCGCGCTTGTTAAGCGCGATTGTGGCTGAGCCAGGTTTGTGTGCTTTTTTCTTCGTCATAATGCCGCTCAGTATAGGTAATCTGGAATCGAAAAACACCCCATTTCATCCAGCGGGGCGCAAGGCGCTATCTTAGCACGAGTTGGGCTATAGCGTTTTTTTTAGCGGATGATAAATGGTATTATTTGCTCGATTGATATAGATGGAAATTGTTATGCCTCAGATTAGCCGGACCGCTTTAGTGCCTTACAGTGCGGAACAGATGTATCAGCTAGTGAATGATGTTAAATCCTATCCCCAGTTTTTACCGGGTTGCACCGGAAGCCGCGTTCTGGAGTCGACTCCGGGACAGATGACGGCAGCGGTGGATGTTTCTAAAGCAGGGATTAGCAAAACGTTCACCACGCGCAATCAGTTGACTAATAACCAGAGTATCTTGATGCATCTGGTCGATGGTCCTTTCAAAAAACTCATTGGTGGGTGGAAGTTTACGCCGCTCAGTCAGGACGCGTGCCGCATTGAGTTTCAGCTCGATTTTGAGTTTACTAACAAGCTCATCGAACTGGCATTTGGCCGTATCTTCAAAGAGCTGGCGTCGAACATGGTGCAGGCCTTCACAGTGCGTGCGAAAGAGGTTTACAGTGTCAGTGTCGGCTAAAATGGTCGTCGAAGTCGCGTACGCGCTACCCGACAAACAATATTTACAGCGCGTGACGCTGCAAGAGGGTGCAACGGTTGAAGAGGCTATTCGCGCTTCTGGATTGTTGGAATTACGTCCTGATATCGATCTCAGCAAAAACAAAGTGGGGATCTACAGTCGACCGGTAAAACTTGCTGATGTTGTATACGACGGCGATCGGGTAGAAATCTACCGACCATTGATTGCCGATCCGAAAGAGTTACGCAGGAAGCGGGCTGAGAAATCCGCCAACAAATAACAGACAGTAAAAAGGTGCTCATTGAGCACCTTTTTTGATCTCTCAAACCTATTTGTTGTCGGTCAGGGCAGGTTTGTTATCAATGTTGGTCAATACGCCACTGCTATTAAAGGTCAGCGTCAGTGTTTGTTGCGTTACGCCTTCATGTCCAGGCTGTTGACGGAACACATAAAACCAGGTGTTGGTGCCAAAAGGATCGGACATCATTGGCGTACCCAGAGCATAAGCAACCTGCTGTTGCGTCATACCCACACGAACTTTGGATACATCGTTAGCAGTCAGATAGTTTCCCTGGTTGATGTCAGGACGGTAAACCACTCGCTCCAGAGTGGAACAGCCTGCGGTCAACATCAGTAGTACTGCTGCAGCAGCAGTCAGCGTTTTACAGCGCATAGTGATTTGATTCCTTTTCGGGCCCGAGCAGTACGCGGCTCATATGTAATATGCCGATGATAATAGACCTTTCATCACTTTAAAACCTTTTGCTGTCGGGTCGGACGGCGATTTTATGTTGAACTCAGACCGTTACAAGAGAAAAAAGTTTACGCAGCCAGCAGTTCTTTTGCATTTGCGAGGGTATTGCGTGTGACTTCGCTGCCGCCAAGTAAGCGGGCGAGTTCCTGCAGACGCGCGCGTTTATCCAGCGGTTGCATATGCGTTTCGGTCATCGCGCCATCGGTTTCTTTGCTGACATAGAAGTGTTGGTGCCCACAACCGGCAACCTGCGGCAGGTGCGTGACGCACATGACCTGCGTGGATTCTCCCAGTTGGCGCAGCAACTTGCCCACAACTGCCGCTGTCGGACCACTAATACCAACGTCTACTTCATCGAAAATTAGCGCCGGCGTTTCCATTTTACGTGCGGTGATTACCTGGATTGCCAGTGCGATACGCGACAGTTCCCCGCCGGATGCGACTTTCGCAATAGGCTGTAACGGTTGACCTGGGTTAGTGGTGACCTTAAATTCAATGCGATCGGCACCGTCTATGCTCAGATGGTGTTCATCGAACTTCACGTCAATGCAAAAGAGTCCGTGTGGCATAGAAAGTGCGTGCATACTCTCTGTAATGAGCTGCCCCAGTTCCTGAGCAAAATGCTGGCGTTGGTGATGCAGCGTCTTTGCTGTTTCCAGTGCCTGCTGGTGGTGATTGTTCACCGCCAGGGTTAGGGTTTCGAGTGAATCAGCCTGATCGTCAAGCTGCTGTTGCTCATCCAGCAGGGACTGATAGAACTGCGGTAGCGCTTCCGGTGCGACATGATGTTTGCGCGCCAGAGAGATTTGTTTAGAGATGCGCTGCTCAAGTTCGAATAACCGGTTAGGGTCCAGATCCAGCCGATCGCAATAGTGGCGCAATTCGTCGCTGGCCTCGCTGAGCTGGATGGTTGCCTCTTCGAGCATGTTCAGAATACCGGAAAGCTTACCGTCCAAGCATGCCAGTTCGCTCACCAGCTGCTTTGCTGTATACAACTGGCTTTGCAGATTAGCGTCTTCGCCATCTGCCATGATAGCCAGCGCTTGTTGGCTGGTGGTGAGCAGCTGTCCGCTGTTAGCCAGACGCTTGTATTCTTCATCGATCTGCTCAAACTCACCTGGCTGCGGATTAAATTCGTTCAGTTCTTTCAACTGATATTGCAACAGCTCTGCCCGGGCTGCACGCTCCTGGCTTTGTTGTTGATGATGCGCCAGATCGCGACAGCTCTGATGCCACAGTTGATAGCGTGCCGCCATTTCCTGAATCAGTGAGGCTTCATTGGCGTAGCCGTCCAGCAGGGATTTTTGATGTTCAGATTTCGTCAGGAGTTGATGCGCGTGCTGGCC
It encodes:
- the bamE gene encoding outer membrane protein assembly factor BamE, which encodes MRCKTLTAAAAVLLMLTAGCSTLERVVYRPDINQGNYLTANDVSKVRVGMTQQQVAYALGTPMMSDPFGTNTWFYVFRQQPGHEGVTQQTLTLTFNSSGVLTNIDNKPALTDNK
- the recN gene encoding DNA repair protein RecN, which encodes MLAQLTISNFAIVRELEIDFQSGMTVITGETGAGKSIAIDALGLCLGGRADADMVRTGATRADLCARFSLKDTPAALQWLEENQLEEGRECLLRRVISCDGRSRGFINGTAVPLSQLRELGQLLIQIHGQHAHQLLTKSEHQKSLLDGYANEASLIQEMAARYQLWHQSCRDLAHHQQQSQERAARAELLQYQLKELNEFNPQPGEFEQIDEEYKRLANSGQLLTTSQQALAIMADGEDANLQSQLYTAKQLVSELACLDGKLSGILNMLEEATIQLSEASDELRHYCDRLDLDPNRLFELEQRISKQISLARKHHVAPEALPQFYQSLLDEQQQLDDQADSLETLTLAVNNHHQQALETAKTLHHQRQHFAQELGQLITESMHALSMPHGLFCIDVKFDEHHLSIDGADRIEFKVTTNPGQPLQPIAKVASGGELSRIALAIQVITARKMETPALIFDEVDVGISGPTAAVVGKLLRQLGESTQVMCVTHLPQVAGCGHQHFYVSKETDGAMTETHMQPLDKRARLQELARLLGGSEVTRNTLANAKELLAA